ttacatgtactgagtctAATAAAAGATTCAGACAGCTGTCGGGGCTGAAAAGTCACCAAAtgatccatacaggagagaaaccatttacatgtcctgagtgtaataaaagcttttctCGCCTTTCACACTTAAAAAGGCACCAAATGATGCAtgctggagagaaaccatttacatgtgctgagtgtaataaaagcttctccCAGCTTTCAAACCTAAAAAGTCACCAAATGATACAtgcaggagagaagccatttacatgtgctGAGTGTAATAAAACCTTCAGAAAGCGCTCTGGGCTGAAAAGTCATGAAATGATCCATACAGgaaagaaaccatttacatgtgcagAATGCAGTGAAAGCTTCTCTCAGCTTTCAACACTAAAAAGGCACCAGGTGATTCAtaaaggagagaaaccatttacatgttctgagtgtaacAAAAGCTTCACTCGGGTTTCAAGTCTAATATCTCACCAAGAGattcacacaggagagaagccatttacatgttctgagtgtaataaaagcttcacttcgTTTTCAAAACTAAAAAGGCACCAAATGATCCATACAGTAGAGAAACCATTTACCTGttctgaatgtaataaaagcttcacgcACCGCTCTCGCCTAAAAAGCCACCAAATGAACCATGGaggagaaaagccatttacatgtactgagtgtaataaaagcttcactctcCTCTCGGGACTGAAAAACCACACAAtgatccatacaggagagaagccatttacctGTTCTGAGTGTATTAAAAGTTTCACTGACTTGTTGGGGCTGAAAAGACACCAAAggatccatacaggagagaaaccatttatatgtactgagtgtaataaaagcttcacttacCGCTCGGTGCTGAAAACCCACCAAAGGATccatacaggagaaaaaccattttcatgtactgagtgtaataaaagcttctctCAGCTTTCACCCTTAAAATATCATCAAATGATGCAtgcgggagagaaaccatttacatgtgctgtatgtaataaaagatttggacagctCTCAGGCCTAAAAAGTCATGAAATGATccatactggagagaaaccatttacatgttctgagtgtaataaaagcttcactcaggtTTCAACATTAAAAAGGCACCAAAtgatccatacaggagagaaaccatttgcatgttctgagtgtaataaaggctTCTTTCAGCTTTCAAGACTAAAAAGGCACCAAAtgatccatacaggagagaaaccatttatatGTACTTAATGTAATAAAACCTTCACGCATCCCTCAGGCCTGAAAAGTCACCAAATGATTCATACAGGAGACAATTTAGAAAGGAGATAAATCTATTTAAATGTacagagtgtaataaaa
This genomic interval from Microcaecilia unicolor chromosome 1, aMicUni1.1, whole genome shotgun sequence contains the following:
- the LOC115463516 gene encoding gastrula zinc finger protein XlCGF26.1-like, whose translation is MESNKSFTVLSARKTYRKTQTEEKQFVCTECKKNFTELSALKKHQMSHCGKKPFICTECNKSFTWLSWLKRHQMIHRGETPFACTECNKSFTHPWVLKNHQMIHARDKPFTCAECNKCFSELSMLKQHQNHAGKKPFTCTESNKRFRQLSGLKSHQMIHTGEKPFTCPECNKSFSRLSHLKRHQMMHAGEKPFTCAECNKSFSQLSNLKSHQMIHAGEKPFTCAECNKTFRKRSGLKSHEMIHTGKKPFTCAECSESFSQLSTLKRHQVIHKGEKPFTCSECNKSFTRVSSLISHQEIHTGEKPFTCSECNKSFTSFSKLKRHQMIHTVEKPFTCSECNKSFTHRSRLKSHQMNHGGEKPFTCTECNKSFTLLSGLKNHTMIHTGEKPFTCSECIKSFTDLLGLKRHQRIHTGEKPFICTECNKSFTYRSVLKTHQRIHTGEKPFSCTECNKSFSQLSPLKYHQMMHAGEKPFTCAVCNKRFGQLSGLKSHEMIHTGEKPFTCSECNKSFTQVSTLKRHQMIHTGEKPFACSECNKGFFQLSRLKRHQMIHTGEKPFICT